Proteins encoded together in one Terriglobus saanensis SP1PR4 window:
- a CDS encoding DUF3649 domain-containing protein, whose product MVELNLPIQSRARKKDVTSRVCAALFGGYFAGTAFSMLVARLVPLAKVEATTTAILCTPILYVAAILWAFSARSPSRAWLVLILIAVIAGGLTLGLIIVKGRP is encoded by the coding sequence ATGGTCGAGCTGAACTTACCTATTCAAAGCCGTGCGCGCAAAAAAGATGTGACATCGCGGGTCTGCGCCGCGTTGTTCGGCGGCTACTTCGCGGGAACCGCCTTCAGCATGCTGGTGGCGCGCCTGGTGCCGCTGGCGAAAGTAGAAGCGACCACTACGGCCATCCTGTGTACGCCGATTCTGTACGTAGCAGCGATCCTTTGGGCATTCTCCGCCCGCTCGCCGTCCCGCGCCTGGCTCGTGCTTATCCTCATCGCCGTCATCGCGGGCGGACTGACCTTGGGATTAATCATCGTGAAAGGCCGGCCATGA
- a CDS encoding PepSY-associated TM helix domain-containing protein, giving the protein MKRTFRLSMQWLHTWTGLVFGWIIFLVFFNGTAAYFRQEITTWMKPEIAAAIDPAKSVSGAVAFLKMKAPNAETWTISVPDNRYPGSDVTWQARPKPGEAPTEEEDDQRLPPDRRATIDANGRPLVIRDTEGGDYFFQFHYAFHYLPQFLGLLVVGMASLGLMVALTTGLIIHRRIFAEFFTFRPGQGVRSRLDAHTTFSVLALPFHLMITYSGVAILMFFFMPWAMFANYSNPLPYFEMIISRTHTAPASGHTAPLVSVNTVLSAAEVVWKGGRAERIRVTNPGNTNATITVDRHLNGLVAGPNANLTFNGVTGALVGPTSQTSAAATAIFSLHLAHFARPALRWLLFLCGATGTAMVASGLILWTAKRRRNLLDPEYSRRGFQIVETLNVAVLAGYPAATAALFWANRLLPLSIASRANVEILCAFGCWGLLLVWSAARPMRKARVEVLGVAALLFLLLPIVNAATSARGTLASLMRGDPLYSGFDFVSLVLGLLFATAAMLTRRRTYLPAPPALADPIAAIGPTILEGTE; this is encoded by the coding sequence ATGAAAAGGACATTCCGCCTATCCATGCAGTGGCTGCACACCTGGACGGGGCTGGTCTTTGGCTGGATCATCTTTCTCGTCTTCTTCAACGGGACCGCGGCTTACTTCAGGCAGGAAATCACTACCTGGATGAAACCGGAGATTGCGGCCGCTATCGACCCGGCGAAATCGGTTTCCGGTGCCGTCGCATTTCTCAAAATGAAAGCACCCAACGCCGAAACGTGGACCATCAGTGTGCCGGATAACCGCTATCCGGGTTCCGATGTCACCTGGCAGGCGAGACCGAAGCCTGGGGAGGCTCCCACCGAAGAGGAAGACGATCAGCGGCTGCCGCCCGACCGGCGCGCGACCATCGACGCCAATGGCAGACCTTTGGTGATACGAGACACCGAGGGCGGCGATTACTTCTTTCAGTTTCATTACGCCTTCCACTACCTGCCGCAATTTCTCGGCCTGCTTGTGGTCGGGATGGCAAGTCTTGGCCTGATGGTCGCACTGACGACCGGATTGATCATCCATCGAAGAATCTTTGCCGAGTTCTTCACGTTCCGTCCGGGACAGGGAGTGCGCTCACGGCTCGACGCGCACACCACGTTCTCTGTCCTTGCGCTGCCGTTCCATCTGATGATCACCTACAGCGGCGTAGCCATCCTGATGTTCTTCTTCATGCCATGGGCCATGTTCGCGAATTACTCCAACCCGCTGCCCTATTTCGAGATGATCATCTCACGAACTCACACAGCCCCCGCAAGCGGTCATACGGCACCGCTGGTTTCCGTCAATACGGTTCTGAGTGCGGCTGAAGTCGTATGGAAGGGCGGGCGCGCTGAAAGGATTCGCGTCACCAATCCGGGCAATACAAACGCGACCATCACGGTTGATCGGCATCTCAACGGGCTTGTCGCCGGTCCGAACGCGAACCTCACCTTCAATGGAGTCACCGGCGCCCTGGTCGGCCCGACTTCGCAGACGAGCGCGGCGGCCACTGCGATATTCAGCCTGCATCTAGCCCATTTTGCGCGACCGGCGTTGCGCTGGCTGCTGTTTCTCTGCGGCGCGACGGGAACCGCGATGGTTGCGAGCGGCCTCATTCTCTGGACCGCCAAGCGCCGGCGCAACCTTTTGGACCCCGAGTACAGTCGACGAGGTTTCCAGATTGTCGAAACTCTCAATGTGGCGGTGCTTGCGGGCTATCCGGCAGCGACCGCCGCCTTGTTTTGGGCCAACCGCCTCTTGCCCCTATCCATTGCTTCTCGCGCAAACGTTGAGATCCTGTGTGCCTTCGGCTGCTGGGGCCTATTGCTGGTCTGGTCCGCTGCGCGCCCGATGCGCAAAGCCCGGGTCGAAGTTCTAGGGGTTGCGGCGCTTCTCTTTCTTCTGCTTCCAATCGTCAATGCAGCAACCTCTGCACGTGGCACGCTCGCGAGTCTCATGCGTGGCGATCCGCTCTATAGCGGGTTCGACTTCGTCTCGCTCGTTCTTGGGCTACTGTTCGCCACGGCCGCAATGTTGACGCGACGGCGCACGTACTTGCCAGCGCCTCCCGCCTTGGCTGATCCCATTGCTGCGATTGGCCCAACGATTCTGGAAGGAACGGAGTAA
- a CDS encoding DUF3325 domain-containing protein, with product MGLAFILALFGFAALAIAMRRHHRDLFGVEPSRQGRVILHAVGALGLAASYGHLCLAWGAVEGTIDWLCLASLAAIVIVAALGAMTRLRRAGPRNGALR from the coding sequence ATGGGACTTGCCTTCATCCTCGCGCTGTTTGGCTTTGCCGCCCTTGCAATAGCGATGCGGCGTCACCACCGCGATTTGTTCGGAGTGGAACCTTCTCGACAGGGACGTGTGATTCTTCACGCAGTCGGCGCACTCGGGCTGGCAGCTTCCTACGGCCATCTCTGTCTCGCATGGGGCGCTGTCGAGGGCACGATCGATTGGCTGTGCCTCGCATCGCTGGCCGCCATCGTGATCGTCGCCGCCCTCGGCGCCATGACTCGCCTCCGCAGGGCTGGACCAAGGAACGGCGCGCTTCGCTGA
- a CDS encoding PAS domain-containing sensor histidine kinase — MRTIPDQLLATTLRAIGDGVISCDLENRVVMMNAVAEQLTGWSEVEAAGHTLREVFVIVNETTREIVEDPVDKVRRLGTIVGMANHTLLIRRDGTEIAIDDSAAPVCTDQGEMRGVVLVFRDVTERRRAEWNLDLLARSGKVLLEHRKFSLLLDSIAELTTDHFADFCVLDMVLPSGEIERSVGVHKDPALRALIEELSRFPPVPGQKAHPVIQVLSDGNPQLFPSIDQALLKAVAKNEVQRHHYDRLRIRSAIYVPIVADTKIFGVMTFCRNISPVPFDEEDLSTAVELGHRIGAALDQKNAIESLRKSEARFRQLVEKGNIGIVIGDLAGGHSYINPALMEILGYDKVEALNCDEVTPPQYRRLDLIALEQLKTSGSCVAYEKSYKAKDGTLIPFLVGAAVISDASGEVEEVASFLADLRPQKQAEAALLQSEKLAAVGRLASSISHEINNPLASVTNLLYLIRSDESMSPQSRDYLETADRELIRVSQVAAQTLRFHRQSTRPMTIAPETLMDEVLALYGGRLVNFNINVQREYAPDVQLTCYEGDVRQVLNNLIGNAVDVMRNGGWLRVRTRPSTLWSTGRAGVRITVADTGGGMTPKVAKHIFEAFFTTKGNNGTGLGLWISSRIVHKHQGALKVRTSTANEHRGSVFTLWLPIDLAETSHEPWHKSEGTTVEAPES, encoded by the coding sequence TTGAGAACGATTCCCGACCAGCTACTAGCGACAACCCTGCGTGCCATTGGTGATGGTGTAATCTCCTGCGACCTTGAGAATCGTGTTGTCATGATGAACGCAGTGGCCGAGCAACTGACCGGATGGTCTGAGGTCGAAGCTGCCGGACATACTCTGCGCGAGGTCTTCGTCATTGTGAATGAGACGACGCGGGAGATCGTCGAAGACCCGGTGGACAAGGTCCGGCGTCTCGGCACAATTGTCGGCATGGCTAATCACACGTTACTGATTCGCCGGGACGGGACAGAGATCGCCATCGACGATAGCGCGGCTCCCGTATGCACTGACCAGGGTGAGATGCGCGGTGTTGTCCTCGTCTTCCGGGATGTGACCGAACGTCGCCGTGCCGAATGGAATCTGGATTTGCTGGCCCGATCCGGCAAGGTCTTACTGGAACATCGGAAGTTCAGTCTGCTGCTCGACAGCATCGCGGAACTCACCACTGACCACTTCGCGGATTTCTGTGTACTGGACATGGTTTTACCTTCCGGTGAGATCGAGCGAAGCGTTGGCGTACATAAGGACCCCGCCCTCCGGGCTCTTATTGAAGAACTCAGCCGCTTTCCACCCGTTCCGGGGCAGAAGGCTCATCCCGTTATTCAGGTGCTTTCCGATGGCAATCCGCAATTGTTTCCAAGCATCGATCAAGCACTGCTGAAGGCAGTCGCGAAGAACGAAGTGCAGCGTCACCACTATGACAGACTCCGAATTCGGTCAGCCATCTATGTGCCGATTGTGGCGGATACGAAGATATTCGGCGTAATGACCTTCTGCCGCAACATCAGTCCTGTTCCGTTCGATGAAGAAGACCTTTCGACGGCAGTCGAACTCGGACATCGCATCGGCGCGGCCCTCGACCAAAAGAACGCGATTGAATCTCTTCGGAAGAGCGAAGCGCGGTTCCGTCAATTGGTTGAGAAGGGGAATATCGGAATCGTCATAGGAGACTTGGCGGGGGGCCATTCCTACATAAATCCGGCACTCATGGAGATTCTGGGATACGACAAGGTGGAGGCTCTGAATTGTGATGAAGTAACGCCTCCCCAGTATCGACGCCTTGATCTGATTGCGCTCGAACAACTCAAAACAAGCGGAAGCTGCGTGGCGTACGAAAAGTCTTATAAGGCGAAAGACGGTACCTTGATCCCATTTCTCGTCGGGGCGGCGGTAATTAGCGATGCATCGGGTGAGGTAGAAGAGGTCGCCTCGTTTCTTGCAGACCTTCGCCCCCAAAAACAGGCAGAAGCTGCCTTGTTGCAGAGCGAGAAGCTGGCTGCCGTCGGCAGGCTGGCCTCTTCGATCTCTCACGAAATCAATAATCCTCTCGCCTCCGTCACGAACCTGCTCTATCTCATTCGATCCGATGAAAGTATGTCCCCGCAATCGAGGGATTATCTGGAGACAGCCGACAGGGAGCTTATCCGCGTATCGCAAGTTGCGGCCCAAACGCTACGTTTTCACCGCCAGTCCACGCGGCCCATGACCATCGCTCCAGAGACGCTGATGGATGAGGTCCTTGCCCTATACGGTGGACGACTCGTTAACTTCAACATCAATGTCCAGCGAGAATACGCGCCGGATGTTCAATTGACTTGCTACGAGGGCGATGTTCGGCAGGTACTCAACAACCTTATCGGAAATGCGGTCGATGTCATGCGCAACGGCGGTTGGTTGAGAGTCCGAACGCGGCCCTCGACTCTGTGGTCAACCGGCCGAGCTGGTGTCCGTATCACAGTCGCGGACACTGGGGGCGGCATGACGCCGAAGGTTGCAAAACACATCTTCGAGGCGTTCTTCACAACCAAAGGCAACAACGGGACAGGTCTCGGGCTTTGGATCTCCTCACGCATCGTCCATAAACACCAGGGCGCGCTCAAGGTGCGAACATCTACGGCAAACGAACATAGAGGATCGGTGTTCACACTGTGGCTGCCTATCGATCTGGCGGAAACATCGCATGAACCATGGCATAAAAGCGAGGGAACTACCGTTGAAGCACCCGAGTCGTAA
- a CDS encoding transposase, which produces MGYIEGDGRSQGTLFPVVLDDLVPVDHICRVIDAFVDRLKMNELGFERAEVAKTGRPGYDPRDLLKLYLYGYLNQIRSSRRLEQECRRNVELMWLLSRLYPDHKSIAEFRRMHREAVTLAGVELVRFAKSCGLIRGEWIAIDGSKFRAVSSIDTARERFKLQRYLDSMEDGEEHQETVDPSAVQDALEKLTNRLRGRSQVPSPAPFPSELVPKIRMNKIRPGITTRVLQR; this is translated from the coding sequence ATGGGATACATCGAAGGCGACGGTCGAAGCCAAGGAACGCTGTTTCCAGTCGTGTTGGATGATCTTGTTCCGGTCGATCATATATGCCGAGTGATTGATGCTTTCGTCGACAGGCTCAAGATGAACGAACTGGGCTTCGAGCGTGCGGAGGTTGCAAAGACAGGACGGCCCGGTTACGATCCGCGCGATCTCCTGAAGCTGTATCTCTACGGCTACTTGAATCAGATTCGTTCGTCACGCCGATTAGAGCAGGAGTGTCGACGCAACGTGGAGCTTATGTGGCTGCTGAGCAGGTTGTATCCAGATCATAAATCCATTGCGGAGTTCAGGCGTATGCACCGCGAAGCGGTGACTCTTGCTGGAGTGGAGTTGGTCCGTTTCGCAAAAAGCTGTGGCCTCATCCGAGGGGAGTGGATCGCCATCGATGGCAGTAAGTTCCGCGCTGTCTCCAGCATCGACACTGCCCGCGAGAGATTCAAGCTTCAACGGTACCTGGACAGTATGGAGGATGGCGAAGAGCATCAGGAAACCGTCGATCCATCTGCTGTGCAAGACGCGCTTGAGAAACTCACAAACCGGCTGCGCGGCAGGAGTCAAGTTCCTTCTCCTGCACCTTTCCCTTCGGAGCTAGTCCCCAAAATCCGAATGAACAAAATTAGGCCCGGTATTACGACTCGGGTGCTTCAACGGTAG
- a CDS encoding GGDEF domain-containing protein: MTNRNQNDFQFLAENSADIISRFGLDRRLYYVSPSSLHILGWTPEEMIAMAPLALIFPEDIPVVVAAIERNLAPGITAMPVAARMRRKDGTLVWMEFTARVVRDPITGEPIETVTSARDISERKLLEEKLSALALTDGLTGIANRRAFDEALEREWKRTLREGSQMSLLLLDIDRFKQFNDQYGHQVGDDCLRTVASLIVGVVRSTDIVARYGGEEIAIILPAPDRSGAMEIAEKVRAAVESLQITHEGNPEGGNLVTVSIGIATALARQGGTIRMPESLLLAADNALYKAKHEGRNRVATALLLVPTDI; encoded by the coding sequence ATGACCAACAGAAACCAGAACGATTTTCAATTTCTTGCTGAGAACAGTGCCGATATTATTTCCCGCTTTGGCCTGGACAGAAGGTTGTATTACGTCTCCCCATCCTCATTGCATATCCTTGGCTGGACGCCGGAAGAAATGATAGCAATGGCTCCGCTTGCCCTGATTTTCCCCGAAGATATACCTGTTGTGGTCGCAGCCATCGAACGGAACCTCGCTCCAGGCATTACAGCTATGCCTGTCGCAGCCCGGATGAGAAGAAAAGATGGAACGTTGGTGTGGATGGAATTCACCGCTCGTGTGGTTCGCGATCCTATTACGGGTGAACCAATTGAGACTGTGACCTCTGCACGCGACATCAGTGAGCGAAAGCTCCTGGAGGAAAAGCTCTCCGCTCTAGCGCTTACCGACGGCCTGACCGGCATAGCCAATCGTCGTGCATTCGACGAAGCCTTGGAGCGGGAGTGGAAACGAACCTTGAGAGAGGGTTCACAAATGTCCCTCTTGCTCCTCGATATCGACCGCTTCAAGCAGTTCAACGATCAATATGGGCATCAGGTTGGGGACGATTGTCTACGGACGGTAGCTTCTTTGATCGTTGGGGTCGTGCGTTCCACCGATATTGTCGCCCGCTATGGAGGAGAGGAGATCGCAATCATCCTCCCTGCTCCCGACAGAAGTGGCGCGATGGAAATAGCGGAGAAAGTAAGAGCTGCTGTCGAATCTCTCCAGATCACCCATGAAGGAAATCCGGAAGGCGGAAACTTGGTTACGGTCAGCATTGGAATTGCGACTGCCCTCGCCAGACAGGGTGGAACTATACGCATGCCGGAAAGCCTGCTCTTGGCCGCGGATAATGCTCTCTACAAGGCAAAGCACGAGGGTCGCAATCGCGTCGCCACGGCTCTCCTGTTGGTGCCTACAGATATCTAA
- a CDS encoding ParB/RepB/Spo0J family partition protein, translating to METQVIQATEYRNVSLALLNESKTNPRRTFEETALKELADSIRTQGVLSPLLVRPLTEKGFEIIAGARRYRAAQMAETPTVPVRIVNLSDAEALEAQLVENLVRSEIHPMEEAQGFRALLDLEEPKYSIEQIGARVGKSQAFVAARLKLTDLVPSSVDAFYADDIGVGHALLLAKLPADQQEDALKACFKEVYNGASKPARILLPVRNLQFWIDSNILLVLKDAPFNKRDAQLVPAAGSCADCPKRTGHNKLLFGDDLGRHGDRCTDPNCYQAKVSAHVATAIAAKPELVQISTAYGGQKEGSPVLPRNKYTAIRDDKPKSTDEAKRPEFKVCKFTTEAIITEGSDVGTIHKVCANLTCPVHHPQQKPGRDEQRWKADQEKQRKEQAIANTTGLHVLAAIGSAVPVRLLKRDLLFILERLVTVMEENRIETLARQHGIRQKRDDGGIKKAFAAYLHRADEGTLSRALVESGILLAATRGNPSAVLKEAATTYKVDAEAIAVKVKQEFAAKEKAKKTPLPVNKKTAKKAA from the coding sequence ATGGAAACCCAAGTCATCCAAGCCACCGAGTATCGCAACGTTTCACTTGCTCTCCTGAATGAATCCAAGACCAACCCGCGCCGCACCTTCGAGGAAACCGCTTTGAAGGAACTGGCCGACTCCATCCGCACCCAGGGCGTACTGTCGCCGCTGCTGGTGCGGCCTCTCACCGAGAAGGGCTTCGAGATCATCGCCGGGGCACGGCGTTACCGCGCCGCGCAGATGGCCGAAACTCCTACTGTGCCCGTTCGCATCGTCAACCTCTCCGACGCCGAGGCGTTAGAGGCTCAACTGGTGGAGAACCTTGTCAGATCGGAGATTCACCCAATGGAGGAAGCGCAGGGATTCCGTGCTTTGCTGGACTTGGAAGAGCCCAAGTACAGCATCGAACAGATTGGAGCGCGTGTCGGCAAAAGCCAGGCATTCGTCGCCGCTCGATTGAAATTGACCGACCTTGTCCCGTCTTCCGTCGATGCCTTCTATGCCGACGACATCGGCGTTGGCCATGCGCTGCTGCTGGCGAAGCTGCCAGCCGACCAGCAGGAAGACGCACTCAAGGCGTGCTTCAAAGAGGTCTACAACGGAGCCTCGAAACCAGCCCGCATTCTGCTACCCGTACGCAACCTACAATTCTGGATTGACTCGAACATCCTGTTAGTCCTGAAGGATGCGCCGTTCAACAAGCGGGACGCGCAGCTGGTTCCTGCTGCTGGCAGTTGTGCCGACTGCCCCAAGCGGACGGGCCATAACAAGCTGCTGTTCGGGGATGACCTCGGCAGGCATGGCGACCGCTGCACCGACCCCAACTGCTATCAGGCCAAAGTCTCCGCGCATGTAGCGACGGCCATCGCTGCCAAGCCGGAACTGGTACAGATCAGCACCGCCTATGGTGGGCAGAAAGAAGGTAGTCCGGTATTGCCGCGCAACAAGTACACCGCGATTCGGGACGACAAGCCGAAGTCCACCGATGAGGCCAAACGGCCCGAGTTCAAGGTGTGCAAGTTCACCACCGAGGCCATCATCACTGAGGGCAGCGATGTTGGCACCATTCATAAGGTGTGCGCCAATCTCACCTGCCCGGTTCATCATCCGCAGCAGAAGCCCGGCCGTGACGAACAACGTTGGAAGGCCGACCAGGAGAAGCAGCGCAAGGAACAGGCCATTGCGAACACAACGGGTCTGCACGTTCTCGCTGCCATCGGCTCTGCGGTGCCGGTGCGTCTTCTCAAGCGTGACCTGCTGTTCATTCTTGAAAGGCTGGTTACCGTCATGGAAGAGAACCGCATCGAGACGCTGGCACGGCAGCACGGCATCCGCCAGAAGCGCGACGATGGTGGTATCAAGAAGGCGTTCGCTGCCTATCTGCACCGGGCGGATGAAGGCACGTTGTCCCGCGCTCTTGTCGAGTCTGGCATCCTGCTAGCCGCGACCCGTGGCAATCCGTCCGCTGTCCTCAAGGAGGCCGCGACGACCTACAAAGTGGACGCCGAGGCCATCGCTGTCAAGGTCAAGCAAGAGTTCGCCGCAAAGGAGAAGGCGAAGAAAACACCGCTGCCAGTCAACAAGAAAACCGCGAAGAAAGCGGCCTGA
- a CDS encoding DUF6908 domain-containing protein: MKTILAILQKAGGWRASLYLKIENPPYMELVIEAVDESGPCGLPSLSVAHYGIQNGDPMRDPEMCFELGFAGGPHLNAFYWRNDYAGIEQWSRFIQDGNYCYHTQLHQQHETFAKLWNSNLRSQGFTEVFTDKCILG; this comes from the coding sequence ATGAAAACCATCCTCGCCATCTTGCAGAAAGCCGGAGGCTGGAGGGCCAGCCTTTATCTCAAGATCGAAAACCCGCCGTACATGGAACTTGTCATCGAGGCCGTGGACGAGTCCGGGCCGTGTGGTCTGCCGTCGCTGTCTGTGGCTCACTACGGCATCCAGAATGGTGATCCCATGCGTGACCCGGAGATGTGCTTTGAGCTTGGCTTCGCCGGTGGCCCACACCTAAACGCGTTTTATTGGCGGAACGATTACGCAGGCATAGAGCAGTGGAGCCGCTTCATTCAGGACGGCAATTACTGCTATCACACCCAACTACACCAGCAACACGAGACGTTCGCCAAGTTGTGGAACAGCAACCTGCGTTCGCAGGGCTTCACTGAAGTTTTCACGGACAAGTGCATCCTCGGCTAG
- a CDS encoding ArdC family protein produces the protein MSSAATTNNILATIDSKKPSTKQELIAANIKLLIEQLEAGHSEALTNYLTAMSRFHSYSFGNVLEIARQMPSATRVAGFWTWKNLGRSVKAGQKGIRILAPIVGVRRKKDEEANKDITKQNERVLLGFRNAYVFDVSQTDGVDLPTMHEVSGDPGENIERLTAFLKDKGIQLVYNSNIAPALGMSYGGRIAILPGQSKAEEFSTLVHETAHELLHKAERRTATTKTVRETEAEAVAFVVGKAVGLITGSASADYISLYHGNASLLAESLEVIQQTASVILAALEPPIVDEAATDGLAEVAA, from the coding sequence ATGAGCAGCGCAGCCACTACAAACAACATCCTCGCCACCATCGACAGCAAGAAACCCTCCACGAAGCAGGAACTCATCGCCGCCAACATCAAGCTCTTGATTGAGCAGTTGGAGGCGGGACACTCCGAAGCCCTCACCAACTACCTCACAGCCATGAGCCGTTTTCATTCGTATTCCTTCGGAAACGTCTTGGAGATCGCGCGACAGATGCCTTCCGCGACAAGAGTTGCGGGGTTCTGGACGTGGAAGAACTTAGGTCGCTCTGTGAAGGCCGGACAGAAGGGCATCCGCATCCTCGCTCCCATTGTTGGCGTTCGCCGCAAGAAAGACGAAGAAGCCAACAAGGACATCACCAAACAGAATGAACGCGTGTTGCTTGGCTTCCGCAATGCCTATGTGTTCGACGTTTCGCAGACCGATGGCGTAGACCTGCCCACCATGCACGAAGTGAGCGGAGACCCCGGCGAGAACATCGAGCGTTTGACCGCGTTTCTCAAGGACAAGGGCATTCAGCTTGTCTATAACTCCAACATCGCGCCCGCTCTCGGCATGAGCTATGGCGGACGCATTGCCATCCTGCCGGGACAGTCGAAGGCAGAAGAGTTTTCGACGCTAGTGCATGAGACGGCACACGAACTCTTACACAAGGCCGAACGCCGCACCGCAACCACGAAAACCGTACGCGAGACGGAGGCGGAAGCCGTGGCTTTCGTTGTAGGCAAAGCCGTTGGACTTATTACGGGCAGCGCATCCGCCGATTACATCAGCCTGTACCACGGTAATGCCTCGCTGTTGGCCGAAAGCTTGGAAGTCATCCAGCAAACCGCCAGCGTCATTCTTGCTGCACTGGAGCCGCCCATCGTAGACGAAGCCGCCACGGATGGACTTGCAGAGGTGGCGGCATGA
- a CDS encoding DUF6602 domain-containing protein, whose product MKWNLADLMAGLHAEVEHRLGTSRRTLGHPGALGDASEGVWREMLADYLPKRYSIAKATVIDSLGAASDQIDIVIFDRQYTPFIYNFQGGFVVPAESVYAVFESKQAVNAQHVDYAQKKVEGVRALHRTSLPVPHVGGMADPKPLHHILGGLLTFESDWNPPLGDALSRALEADAKDGRLDMGCVAAHGLFGCDASGCFITQPHGKPATAFLLELISRLQSCATVPMIDISAYARWLT is encoded by the coding sequence ATGAAGTGGAATCTGGCAGACCTGATGGCGGGCCTCCATGCGGAGGTCGAACACCGGCTTGGCACTTCGCGCCGTACGCTTGGTCACCCAGGCGCACTGGGCGATGCCAGCGAGGGCGTTTGGCGAGAGATGCTTGCGGACTATTTGCCGAAGCGGTACAGCATTGCGAAGGCGACGGTTATTGACAGTCTTGGGGCGGCCAGCGATCAGATTGACATCGTGATCTTTGACAGGCAGTACACACCATTCATATACAACTTCCAAGGCGGGTTCGTCGTGCCCGCCGAAAGTGTCTACGCAGTCTTTGAATCAAAACAAGCGGTGAACGCTCAACATGTCGACTACGCCCAAAAGAAAGTAGAGGGAGTCCGTGCTCTCCACCGCACCAGCCTCCCCGTTCCGCACGTGGGCGGGATGGCCGATCCAAAGCCACTCCACCATATTCTGGGCGGTCTGCTGACGTTCGAGAGTGACTGGAATCCTCCTCTTGGAGATGCACTCTCGCGAGCGCTTGAAGCGGACGCCAAAGACGGCCGGCTCGACATGGGTTGTGTGGCGGCACATGGCTTGTTCGGCTGCGACGCAAGCGGATGTTTTATTACGCAACCTCATGGCAAGCCGGCTACGGCCTTTCTTTTGGAACTCATCTCTCGGCTCCAGAGCTGCGCCACTGTGCCGATGATTGATATCAGCGCCTACGCGAGATGGCTCACATAA
- a CDS encoding TIR domain-containing protein, producing MKKSHKRQRMTEITRQAIVDRLFLDSSEPFYGKSDLISFLKRTWPLSQMPSTDYRFKDAEGDIWQHSVNNDDWTDSELLWNRLKIGEIPDEQFSRFLEARVHPLICPDRDRMESLVAAFNEELKNDRFVMRKASEISGRPIYKVSSLDDVGGLGNAYEVVLSFAGEDRAYVDQVAQILRDSDISLFYDNYEEVTLWGKNLTEHLHMVYSSSARYCVMFISENYAEKVWPTHERRSAFEKAISSKEEYILPARFDDTDIPGLSKHISYIDLRKKSPDQFAALIIQKLGHTIADDVEESTDSTLSDDDIPF from the coding sequence ATGAAGAAATCACACAAGCGGCAACGGATGACTGAAATAACACGGCAGGCTATCGTAGATCGATTGTTTTTGGATTCCAGCGAGCCTTTTTACGGAAAGTCAGACCTGATCTCCTTCTTGAAGCGGACATGGCCACTTTCGCAAATGCCTTCCACCGATTACCGATTCAAGGATGCGGAAGGCGATATCTGGCAGCACTCAGTCAACAACGACGATTGGACGGATTCTGAGTTGCTATGGAACCGACTGAAGATTGGTGAGATCCCGGACGAGCAATTTTCGCGATTCCTGGAAGCGCGCGTGCATCCGCTCATCTGCCCTGACCGAGATCGTATGGAGTCTTTGGTGGCCGCCTTCAACGAAGAGCTCAAAAACGATCGATTCGTGATGAGAAAGGCCTCCGAAATATCGGGCCGACCAATTTACAAGGTTTCGTCACTGGATGATGTCGGCGGCTTAGGAAATGCATATGAAGTGGTCCTTTCGTTTGCAGGCGAGGACCGGGCGTATGTGGATCAAGTCGCGCAAATTCTCAGAGACAGCGATATTTCTTTGTTTTACGACAACTACGAGGAAGTCACCCTCTGGGGCAAGAACCTCACCGAGCACTTGCATATGGTGTACAGCAGTTCGGCCAGATACTGCGTGATGTTTATTTCGGAGAACTATGCCGAGAAAGTCTGGCCTACGCACGAACGTCGCAGTGCATTCGAGAAGGCGATCTCTTCGAAAGAGGAGTACATTCTTCCGGCAAGATTCGATGACACCGATATTCCTGGACTCAGCAAGCACATTAGCTATATCGATCTACGAAAGAAAAGCCCCGATCAGTTCGCAGCCCTCATCATTCAGAAGTTAGGGCACACAATTGCGGATGACGTTGAAGAATCTACTGACTCTACACTCAGTGACGACGATATCCCGTTTTAA